ATCTGCCTTTTGGCATTGCGGTTAAAGACCTGGTAGGACGTAAATACCTTAGCTGGCTGGGCTGCCACATTATGAATGATGAAAGCGTAGTGTTTGGCATTTCTCAGCGCAAACAGGTGGAGCGCCGTGCCGCCTACTGGCTATGCGGGCTGGGCATTGCTTTTTGCTGGCCGCTCAGCGTCATGCTGGGCACGGTGGTAGGGCAGTGGATCCCCGATACCGATGCTATTGGGCTGGATGCAGTCTTTCCGGCCATCTTAATTGCGCTGATTTTTCCGGCGCTACAACAACGACGCGTGCTTATCCCGGCTGCAACGGGCGCGCTGGTGGCGCTGGTGACATTGCCGTGGGTGCCGGTTGGCATGCCAGTACTTTTTTCCTTATCAGGACTGTTGGCATGGAGGAATAAAAAATGACGGCGACCATGACGATCGGCGGTATCGCTCTGCTTGCCGTAGGCACCTGGTTAATGCGTTTTGCCGGTTATAAACTGGGCAGCCGCCTTGCGCTCCCTGAGCGCACCCGTATGCTGTTATCAGACGCGGCCATTGTATTGCTGTTGGCCGTGGCCGCCACCGCCACGCTGTTCAACGGACAAGCGTTTGCCGGCTTTGCGCGTTTGTCCGGGGTGATGGTGGCGCTATTTCTTGCCTGGCGTAAAGCGCCGCTGATTGTGGTCATTATCAGCGCCGGGCTGGTAACCGCCTTAATGCGGTATTTTGGCGTGACGTAAAGCGCTCTGATTATCATCGACAGGCATGCGTGATTACTATCACGGCGGCAGGATGATCTGCCGTCGTGATGGTAACAAATCTAATTTCTTTTGCTTAAGCTCATGCCGTCATTATTTAAGCTGATGCCGGCGTCATATTCTTTATTCAGCCGACGCGCCTGGTAAAAAACGGATCGCCAGTAGGGATTATCCAGCGAAGAGCGAATGACGCCTTTGCTGGTAGAAGCGTGTAGGAAATGTCTGTCGGTATCGTAAAAACCAACATGCATGCCGCCATTAATTCGGAAGAAAACCAAATCGCCGGGGCGCAACTGTTTTGGCGTAACGTGGGTGCCCATATGAATAAGATCGCGCGTGGTCAACCGCTCTACCGGTAGATTAAAGCGATCTTTTAACGTTCTCCAGACAAAGCCTGAGCAATCAACGCCGGATAATTTCGTGCCACCCCATTCATAAGGCGTGCCATGCCAGGTATGCATTTGATCGTGCAGAGCCGCAATGACCGGAATTAAATCAGCCTGCTCGCCTTGCACGCTGATATCGTCTGCCTGCTGGGTTTTTGCTGAGTTTTTACCGGGTGATGAAGAGCAACCGACAAGGGTAATAAAAGAGGCAAGCATCAACGTTTGGGCCAGTTTGCGATTCATTTTCGATTAGCGCGCTTAATAAAGTGGAAAGAGTGTGAATATTCTGTTTTATAACTGAAAGAAGCGCTACCCAGAA
This Mixta hanseatica DNA region includes the following protein-coding sequences:
- a CDS encoding AzlC family ABC transporter permease, which translates into the protein MARRRFLLTNDVLKGIVLVCLADALVGLSYGSLAIAEGFPFWVPMTLSVLVLAGASEFMFIGIIAGGGSPFTAAAAGLLVNARHLPFGIAVKDLVGRKYLSWLGCHIMNDESVVFGISQRKQVERRAAYWLCGLGIAFCWPLSVMLGTVVGQWIPDTDAIGLDAVFPAILIALIFPALQQRRVLIPAATGALVALVTLPWVPVGMPVLFSLSGLLAWRNKK
- a CDS encoding AzlD domain-containing protein is translated as MTATMTIGGIALLAVGTWLMRFAGYKLGSRLALPERTRMLLSDAAIVLLLAVAATATLFNGQAFAGFARLSGVMVALFLAWRKAPLIVVIISAGLVTALMRYFGVT
- a CDS encoding C40 family peptidase: MNRKLAQTLMLASFITLVGCSSSPGKNSAKTQQADDISVQGEQADLIPVIAALHDQMHTWHGTPYEWGGTKLSGVDCSGFVWRTLKDRFNLPVERLTTRDLIHMGTHVTPKQLRPGDLVFFRINGGMHVGFYDTDRHFLHASTSKGVIRSSLDNPYWRSVFYQARRLNKEYDAGISLNNDGMSLSKRN